Proteins from a single region of Parasedimentitalea psychrophila:
- a CDS encoding IS3 family transposase (programmed frameshift), with the protein MKMTRYSEPQILAILRQAEGGVPVTELCREHGMSNASFYKWRSKYGGMDASMISQMKALEDENRRLKKMYAEMSMQAELLKEALGKKLIRPALRRGLAEKAVARHGISIALACRTFDVSETCYRYSPLLSDENEEIADLLVGLTAARKTWGFGLCFLHLRNVQGHSWNHKRVYRIYCELELNLRIKPRKRLKRDKPDALAVPDAPNMTWSMDFMADRLGDGRAFRLLNVLDDFNREGLGIEVDFSLPAERVIRSLNRIIEWRGKPGTIRVDNGPEYISGKLLEWAEKQGIIIQYIQPGKPQQNAYIERYNRTVRHEWLDQHIIENIEEAQDFATQWLWTYNNDRPNMGLGGITPAMKLKMAA; encoded by the exons GCGAGCACGGGATGAGCAACGCGTCGTTCTACAAATGGCGATCAAAATACGGTGGTATGGACGCGTCGATGATCAGCCAAATGAAGGCGCTTGAAGACGAGAACCGGCGGCTGAAAAAGATGTATGCCGAGATGAGCATGCAAGCAGAATTACTGAAGGAAGCCCTGGGAAAAAAGT TGATCCGGCCAGCCTTACGACGGGGTCTGGCCGAGAAAGCGGTGGCGCGCCACGGTATCAGCATTGCGCTGGCCTGCCGCACGTTTGATGTCAGTGAGACGTGCTATCGTTACAGCCCGCTCTTGAGCGATGAGAACGAAGAGATTGCCGATCTGCTGGTTGGGCTGACGGCCGCACGGAAGACTTGGGGGTTTGGGCTATGTTTCCTGCATCTACGTAACGTGCAAGGTCATTCGTGGAACCACAAAAGGGTTTACCGGATTTACTGCGAACTGGAACTGAACTTGCGGATCAAACCTCGGAAACGGTTAAAGCGGGACAAACCCGATGCGCTGGCAGTGCCGGACGCCCCGAACATGACCTGGTCGATGGACTTCATGGCGGATCGCCTCGGGGATGGTCGGGCGTTTCGGCTCTTGAACGTGCTGGATGATTTTAACCGCGAGGGTTTGGGCATCGAGGTCGATTTTTCTTTGCCAGCCGAACGGGTTATTCGCAGCCTTAATCGGATCATTGAATGGCGTGGGAAACCAGGAACCATTCGGGTCGATAATGGGCCGGAGTACATCAGTGGTAAGCTGCTGGAATGGGCTGAGAAACAAGGTATTATCATCCAGTACATTCAACCCGGAAAGCCGCAGCAGAACGCTTACATCGAGCGCTATAATCGCACCGTCAGGCATGAATGGTTGGACCAACATATCATCGAAAACATAGAGGAGGCACAGGACTTTGCCACACAATGGCTATGGACTTACAATAATGACCGCCCGAATATGGGCCTCGGCGGCATCACACCCGCAATGAAACTGAAAATGGCCGCGTAA
- the eda gene encoding bifunctional 4-hydroxy-2-oxoglutarate aldolase/2-dehydro-3-deoxy-phosphogluconate aldolase, producing the protein MTRAIAQNKTRPTPSMHMLCHQAPVIPVLVIKDLAHAVPLAEALVAGGLPVLEVTLRSAVALQAISLMVRVPGATIGAGTVLNPKQAREAKQAGATFAVSPGATPPVIDCCEDLDLPLLPGAASATEVMHLLDRGFDLMKFFPAAAAGGLAALRAFGAPLPQVHFCPAGGLSQENARDYLALANVACVGGSWVAPAQMIIEERWGEIRQLAHQARQLGNHRAGRRSL; encoded by the coding sequence ATGACCCGAGCCATCGCACAAAACAAAACCCGGCCAACGCCCTCCATGCATATGCTCTGCCATCAGGCCCCGGTGATCCCGGTGCTGGTGATCAAGGACTTGGCCCATGCGGTGCCGCTGGCCGAAGCCCTGGTTGCAGGCGGATTGCCGGTGCTGGAGGTGACTCTGCGCAGCGCGGTGGCGCTGCAGGCGATATCCCTGATGGTCCGGGTGCCCGGAGCCACGATCGGGGCGGGCACCGTGCTGAACCCAAAACAGGCCCGCGAGGCCAAGCAGGCCGGCGCCACATTTGCGGTCTCCCCCGGCGCCACCCCTCCTGTGATCGACTGCTGCGAAGACCTGGACCTGCCGCTGCTGCCGGGCGCCGCAAGTGCCACCGAGGTCATGCACCTGCTGGATCGTGGCTTTGATCTGATGAAATTCTTCCCCGCCGCTGCCGCCGGAGGTCTGGCCGCCCTGCGCGCCTTTGGGGCGCCGCTGCCACAGGTTCATTTTTGCCCGGCTGGAGGTCTCTCGCAGGAGAACGCCCGGGACTATCTGGCGCTGGCAAATGTGGCCTGTGTTGGCGGCAGCTGGGTGGCTCCAGCCCAGATGATCATAGAGGAGCGCTGGGGTGAAATCCGCCAATTGGCCCATCAGGCACGACAGCTGGGAAACCACCGGGCGGGCCGACGCTCACTCTGA
- a CDS encoding (R)-mandelonitrile lyase, with product MELFPTGSRPSKRGDPDWFLGQVWLEPILAAPAPSRNRSVRVTFEPGARTAWHSHPLGQTVYVISGAGLIGRRDAPPQVLGAGDTVWIAPGQEHWHGAAPGSGLQQIAIQEAESGFVTTWMEHVPDEDYLAPPR from the coding sequence ATGGAATTATTTCCCACCGGTTCGCGACCGTCCAAGCGCGGCGATCCAGATTGGTTTTTAGGTCAGGTTTGGCTGGAGCCGATCCTCGCCGCACCGGCGCCATCCAGAAACCGATCTGTCCGGGTCACCTTTGAGCCGGGCGCCCGCACCGCCTGGCACAGTCATCCGTTGGGTCAAACTGTCTATGTGATCTCGGGGGCTGGATTGATCGGCCGTCGTGACGCGCCACCACAGGTTCTGGGTGCCGGAGATACGGTTTGGATCGCTCCGGGGCAAGAGCACTGGCATGGGGCCGCGCCAGGCTCAGGATTGCAGCAAATTGCCATACAGGAAGCCGAAAGTGGTTTTGTGACCACCTGGATGGAGCATGTGCCCGATGAGGACTATCTGGCGCCCCCAAGATGA
- a CDS encoding 4Fe-4S dicluster domain-containing protein — protein sequence MSFQFFSDKNRPVHLGPFPLERLARGGMPDLDGVPRFQPLNFRRPKLPASIVNAMGEYQAMMDAIRDGMVNKARADCPSDPTERAEHIKGFGYFSDAAMVGIGPMVASARLDLPYRNPDIDRLAQDLKTRQTKTLAAGIDLIMADLKEAMVAPPTTIGDHSRAIVFLYDMQRDPKTDEAGCEWLQDAQDHRACLRASETAVVLANYIRLLGWDAKAHTGTSSDVDLNQLAVAAGLATVEDGQLVNPYLGSRFGIAVVTTDFDLAMDLPLVAMDQQPLMQIKGPRWWLGLGSQRSALNVDPYRNRDYKDGAHPFETLTRVEAPTTYIDEAHVARVPKRSDMFARAQFGDMGKGNQKAATGGFYVRKAAPSMAQRRMLGAFVLLQDGESAIGPRPSDAARNAANIKAASYWLGIDAVGISRCPDWTWYSHDATGAEIVPEHDQAISMIVDQGFETTDGTSGDDWIAVAQSMRAYLRFSLLGGVIARQIRNLGYKAKAHSVMDGEVLQPPLLLLSGLGEVSRIGEVILNPFLGPRLKSGVVTTDMPMAHDRPIDFGLQTFCESCNKCARECPAGAITAGPKKMFNGYEIWKSDSQKCTTYRITTPGGAMCGRCMKTCPWNLEGLFAEKPFRWAAMNLPKAAPALARLDDMVGNGEMNPVKKWWWDLEMQEDGGYRPARHPVNARALQKDLKLVHGDQTLAVYPANLAPHPWPYPFPMDREAGIEAYQAMITAEDYKARRARGESGDWQHIYSSGSDSPVLPVVISAAKAMSPDVTKYEFRSLDGSDLPDWAAGAHLDIVVAPEFLRQYSMSGDPADRSRYQIGVLREEQGRGGSALLHRIFAEGRRIFISKPINHFPLDDSASKSFLMGGGIGITPMIAMAHELYAKGRAFELHYSLSSRSGAGYVDELAAMPWAEHVTLHVSDQGGRADLDAVLSGYRDGWHLYTCGPDRYMDAVMTAAERQGFPEQARHLEFFSVPELPEYENHDFTLKLARSGRQILIPADRSATDVLAEAGVHVDVKCADGICGVCKCGLVSGAVEHRDFVLSKAQQQTEVVLCQSRAADRDGVIVVDL from the coding sequence ATGAGCTTTCAGTTCTTCTCGGATAAAAACCGCCCGGTGCATCTGGGGCCTTTCCCGCTGGAACGGCTGGCGCGCGGGGGGATGCCTGATCTGGATGGCGTGCCGCGATTCCAGCCGCTGAATTTTCGCCGCCCAAAGCTGCCGGCCTCGATCGTCAATGCGATGGGCGAATATCAGGCGATGATGGATGCCATCCGCGATGGCATGGTCAACAAGGCCCGCGCCGACTGTCCGAGTGACCCGACCGAGCGGGCTGAGCATATCAAGGGGTTTGGCTATTTCTCGGATGCGGCGATGGTGGGGATTGGCCCGATGGTGGCCTCGGCGCGGCTGGATTTGCCTTACCGCAACCCTGACATTGACCGCTTGGCGCAAGACCTGAAAACCCGGCAGACCAAGACATTGGCAGCCGGCATCGATTTGATCATGGCGGATCTGAAAGAGGCGATGGTGGCGCCGCCAACCACCATTGGTGATCATTCGCGCGCCATTGTGTTTCTCTATGACATGCAGCGCGACCCAAAGACGGATGAGGCGGGCTGCGAGTGGCTGCAGGATGCGCAGGACCATCGCGCCTGCCTGCGCGCCAGTGAAACCGCCGTTGTGCTGGCCAATTACATCCGGTTGCTGGGCTGGGACGCCAAGGCGCATACCGGCACCTCGTCGGATGTGGATCTGAACCAGCTGGCGGTGGCGGCGGGCTTGGCTACGGTTGAAGATGGTCAGCTGGTGAACCCCTATTTAGGCAGCCGCTTTGGTATTGCAGTGGTGACCACCGATTTTGATCTGGCGATGGATTTGCCTTTGGTGGCGATGGATCAGCAGCCGCTGATGCAGATCAAGGGCCCGCGCTGGTGGCTCGGTCTCGGCTCGCAGCGCTCGGCGTTGAATGTCGATCCGTATCGCAACCGGGACTATAAGGATGGGGCGCACCCGTTTGAGACACTGACCCGGGTAGAGGCGCCAACCACTTATATCGACGAAGCGCATGTGGCGCGGGTGCCGAAGCGGTCTGACATGTTTGCCCGGGCGCAGTTCGGCGACATGGGCAAGGGCAACCAAAAGGCTGCGACCGGCGGGTTTTATGTCCGCAAGGCAGCGCCCTCGATGGCGCAGCGGCGGATGCTGGGGGCCTTTGTGCTGTTGCAGGATGGCGAGTCTGCCATCGGTCCGCGGCCAAGTGATGCCGCGCGCAACGCCGCCAATATCAAGGCGGCCAGCTATTGGCTGGGGATTGATGCGGTTGGTATCAGCCGCTGCCCGGACTGGACCTGGTACAGCCACGATGCCACCGGCGCCGAGATTGTACCCGAGCATGATCAGGCGATCAGCATGATTGTCGATCAGGGGTTTGAGACCACCGACGGCACCTCGGGCGATGACTGGATCGCGGTGGCGCAGTCGATGCGCGCCTATTTGCGGTTCTCATTGCTGGGCGGGGTGATTGCCCGCCAGATCCGCAATCTGGGCTACAAGGCCAAGGCGCATTCGGTGATGGACGGCGAGGTGCTGCAACCGCCGCTGCTGCTATTGTCCGGGCTGGGCGAGGTCAGCCGCATTGGCGAGGTGATCCTGAACCCGTTTCTGGGGCCACGGCTGAAGTCGGGCGTTGTCACCACCGACATGCCGATGGCACATGACAGGCCGATTGATTTTGGCCTGCAGACGTTCTGTGAAAGTTGCAATAAATGCGCCCGTGAATGTCCAGCGGGGGCGATCACCGCCGGCCCCAAGAAGATGTTCAACGGCTATGAGATCTGGAAGAGCGACAGCCAGAAATGCACCACCTACCGGATCACCACTCCGGGCGGGGCGATGTGTGGCCGCTGTATGAAGACCTGCCCGTGGAATCTGGAAGGGCTGTTTGCCGAGAAACCGTTTCGATGGGCGGCAATGAACCTGCCCAAGGCGGCGCCGGCGCTGGCCAGGCTGGACGATATGGTCGGCAACGGCGAAATGAACCCGGTCAAGAAATGGTGGTGGGATCTGGAGATGCAAGAGGACGGTGGCTATCGCCCAGCCCGCCACCCGGTCAACGCCCGTGCCCTGCAAAAGGATCTGAAACTGGTCCACGGAGATCAGACACTGGCGGTCTATCCGGCCAATCTGGCGCCGCATCCCTGGCCTTACCCGTTCCCAATGGACCGCGAGGCCGGGATCGAGGCCTATCAGGCAATGATCACGGCCGAGGACTACAAGGCGCGCAGGGCGCGGGGTGAGAGCGGCGATTGGCAGCATATCTATAGTAGCGGCTCTGACAGTCCGGTGCTGCCGGTGGTGATATCAGCGGCCAAAGCCATGAGTCCCGATGTCACTAAGTATGAGTTCCGCAGTCTTGACGGCTCGGACCTGCCCGACTGGGCGGCGGGGGCGCATCTGGATATCGTGGTGGCGCCGGAGTTCCTGCGGCAATATTCGATGTCGGGTGATCCGGCGGACCGCAGTCGCTATCAGATCGGGGTGCTGCGCGAAGAGCAGGGCCGGGGGGGATCAGCGCTGCTGCACCGAATTTTCGCCGAGGGGCGGCGGATTTTCATTTCCAAGCCGATCAATCACTTCCCGCTGGATGACAGCGCCAGCAAGAGTTTCCTGATGGGTGGCGGCATTGGCATCACCCCGATGATTGCCATGGCGCATGAGCTCTATGCCAAGGGTCGGGCGTTTGAGCTGCATTATTCACTCTCCTCCCGGTCCGGGGCTGGTTATGTGGACGAACTTGCCGCGATGCCCTGGGCAGAGCATGTCACGCTGCATGTCTCGGACCAGGGCGGGCGGGCGGATCTGGACGCGGTATTGAGCGGCTACCGCGACGGCTGGCATCTCTATACCTGCGGTCCCGATCGTTACATGGATGCGGTGATGACAGCGGCTGAACGCCAAGGGTTCCCGGAGCAGGCGCGGCATCTGGAGTTCTTTTCGGTGCCGGAGCTGCCCGAATATGAAAACCATGATTTCACCCTGAAACTGGCGCGCTCGGGGCGGCAGATCCTGATCCCGGCGGATCGGTCGGCAACGGATGTGTTGGCTGAAGCGGGAGTGCATGTGGATGTGAAATGCGCCGACGGTATCTGCGGCGTTTGCAAATGTGGGCTGGTCTCTGGTGCGGTTGAGCACCGGGATTTTGTCCTGTCCAAAGCCCAGCAGCAGACCGAAGTGGTGCTGTGTCAGTCGCGCGCCGCTGATCGGGATGGGGTGATTGTTGTCGACCTATAG